Below is a window of Dietzia timorensis DNA.
GCGCCAATCCGCGATCGACGAGCACCGGTACGAGTGCCTCGATGAGCGCGGTCTTTCCCGAGCCCACGGGCCCGCCGATGCCGACGCGCAGCACGGGCGTGCCGCCGGTGTTGGTGGTGGTGTGCATCATTTCCTCTACTTTCGTCTAGCTTGCGAAGAGCCTCGCCGGTGCCGTTTCGTGCCGCATCTGTGCAATGTCCAGAGCGGGCGCGAATCCGCCCAGTTCCTCTATCGGTCGTATGACGGCGGAGTCCGCGATTTCGGTGACCACCGGCGCCGCCCGTGTGATGAGTCGCTGCGCGCCGCGGTGGTCGGTGAGTCGCAGGCGGAGCGCCGCGCCCGCGAGGGATGCCAGGTACGCGGACAGATCGGTCGCCACCGCCTCTCGCGCGCCGAGCCCGCCCCGCGCGTACACCAGGCCCATGACCACCGAGGCAGAACCGGGGGAGTGGCGCGCGGAGACGTACGCGTTCCACGCGCGAACCGCAGGGTCCTCCATGAGTTCAGCGGCCAGGTCGAGCACCTGTCGGCCCGTGCGCACCGCCGAGACCCGCGCCTGTTTCGCCAGGCGCGTCGCATGGATCCTGCGATCGATTCGGGCCAGCGCTGCGCAGAGTTCGTCCAGGTCGGTGGTGGACGAGGCGGCCCATGCGAGCGCGAGCGCCGTCGACTCCCCCGGGCCCACGTTGTGCCGGAGGATCCCGTGGACAGTGTCGGTGAGCGTGTCCGCCGACACCTCCCCGTCTTGGGCGAGGCCCTCAAGACCGTGGGAGAGGGTGTACATGCCCGAGGGAAACGACGAGTCCGATAGCTGCAGCGCGAGCAAAAGCGGGGAGAGCCGGTCGTGCACTGACGTTCCTCTCATGACATGTACAGCAGCTGCGACAGGGGCAGGGTCCGGGCGGGGGCGATCGTCGCGATCTCTCCGTCGACCCGGACGACGTAGGTTTCGGGGTCTACCTCGATGTCCGGGCAGCGGTCGTTGCGAACCATGTCCTTCTTGCCGATTCCGCGACAGCCGCGCACCGGCAGGCACGGCGAGTCGAGGCCGAGCCGATCGGGGATGCCGTCGTCGATCGCCGCCTGCGACATGAACGTCACGCGAGTCGACGTGAGCGCCTTGCCGTAGGCGCCGAACATCGGCCGGTAGATCACGGGCTGCGGCGTGGGCAGCGAGGCGTTGGGGTCTCCCATCGGCGCCCACACGATCGCGCCGCCCTTGATGACGAGCTTGGGTTTCGCGGCGAACGAATCCGCCGGCCAGATGACGATGTCCGCGAGCTTTCCCGGCTCGATGGAACCGACGTGCTCGGAGATGCCCGCCGCGATGGCGGGATTGATCGTCATTTTCGCCGCATAGCGCAGAACCCGCTCGTTGTCCGAGCCGTCGTCGTTGTCCTCGGGCAGTGGCCCGCGCTCGACTCGGCAATGGTGGGCGGTCTGGAAGGCCCGGGCCCACGACTCCCCGATCCTGCCCATCGCCTGGGAGTCGGAGGAGAAGATCGAGATGATGCCCTCGTCGTGCATCACCGTTTCCGCCGCGATGGATTCTGCCCGGACCCGAGAGTCGGCGAAACTCACGTCCTCCGGGATGTCGTGGGAGAGGTGATGGCACACCATGACCATGTCGAGAAGCTCGTCCACGGAGTTCGTCGTGTACGGCAGGGTCGGGTTCGTCGAGGCCGGCAACACGTTCGGCTCCCCGCATACGCGCAGGATGTCCGGGGCATGCCCGCCTCCGGCGCCTTCGGAATGAAAGGTGTGGATCGTGGACTCCCCGAGCGCCTCGGCGGTGTCCTCATAGAATCCGCCCTCGTTGAGGGTGTCGGTATGGATCGCCACCTGCACGTCGTACTCGTCGGCGACTGCCTGAGTGGTGCGGATCGCCTGCGGTGTGGAGCCCCAGTCCTCGTGGATTTTGAGGCCCGCGGCACCGGCACGGATCTGCTCGACCACGGCTTCCGGCCGCGCGGAGTTGCCCTTGCCGAGAATCCCGATGTTGACCGGCAGCCCCTCGGCCGCCTCGAGCATGCGGTGGATGTTCCACTCGCCGGGTGTGCACGTAGTGCCCTTCGTGCCCTCGGCCGGTCCTGTTCCGCCTCCGAACAAGGTGGTCACTCCGTTGGACAGTGCCTCGTCCACCTGCTGCGGGGCGATGAAGTGAATGTGTGTGTCGACTCCTCCGGCGGTGACGAGGCAGTGCTCGGCGGAGGCGACCTCCGTGCCCGGGCCGATGACGAGGCCCGGGTGCACCCCGTCCTGCAGGCCCGGATTGCCGGCCTTGCCGATGGCGACGATCTTTCCGTCGCGCACCCCGATATCGCCCTTGACGACCCCGAGCACCGCGTCGATGATCGTTCCACCGGTGATGACGAGGTCGAGGGCCCCCGATGCCCGGGTTCCGGAAGGGTCCTGCGCCATACCGTCGCGAATCGCCTTCCCGCCGCCGTACACCGCCTCGTCTCCGTAGCCGCAGACCCCGGCGCCGGCCGCCGCGTTGTAGTCGATCGACGGCGAAACGGTGAGGCACGTGTCGGCGAGCGGGACTCGGTCTCCGACCGTCGGCCCGTAGATGTCGACGTAGTCGCGGCGCCCCAGGACCGGCGGGCGTCCGCCCGTCCGGGTGCTTTCGGCCGGTCCGGTGTCTTCGAAGCCACCCGATTTCAACGCGGTCATGGCGCGGTCGCGACGTCCGGCGTCATCCAGCGATCCCTCGACGAGGCCGGCGAAACCGGCGCACACGCGAGAGCCCGAGAACGGCACGAGCGCCACCGTGCGGGTTGTGCCCGGCTCGAAGCGGACAGCAAGGCCCGCGCCGATCGCGAGGTGCATGCCGTACGCCGCGGCGCGGTCGAAGCGCAGCGCCCGGTTGGACTCGAAGAAGTGATAGTGCGAGCCGACCTGCACGGCGCGATCGCCGGTGTTGAGTACCTCGACGGTGACCGTCTCGCGGCCCGGATGCAGCTCGATATCACCCGATCCGTACAGATAGGGGACAGACCCTGACATGTCCTGCTCCTTTGTGACTATGGCCGGTGGCGGGAAGGGGCTCAGTGGGAGTGGGTGTAGATGGTGCCGTCGGCGTCGGTGTGGGAATGGGCGTAGCCGTGCCCGTCTTCGGCGTGCGAACCGGCGTGGATCCCGTCGTCCCCGTGGGAGAGGCGGTGTACCGCGGCGGCCACCCGGGTGGAGATGAGGCTGCGCAGCACGGCGGGCGAGCAGAGGTACTCCGCCGCCCCGGGTAGCGGCGCTCCGGTACCGAGCCCCGGCGCGGGGCCGAGATGTGCCGGGATGAGAGTCGGCCGCGGGGATCCGAGCAGGCGGCAACGTTCCAGGCCCGCCTCGAGCGCAGGGTCGGGTTCAGCGCCACCGTCGAAGGCGACCTCGACGAGTTCCGGTGTGCCGTATTGCCTGGCCAGCCGAGCGACGCGGAAGAGCTCGGCGTCGGCGAACGGATCGATCGACGGGCTCACGACGAGGGCCGCACCGGAGTGACCGTGACGCCGCATTGCCGCGCGCAGGTACGCGATGAGCTCGGCGGAACCCCCGAGCGGCTCGCTCAGCGCAATCGGAGATCCCGCCCCGGGCTCACGTTCGTCGCGGGCACGGATCGCCGCGAGCGTGCGCGCGCAGTCTGCCGTGAGTGTGGGTTCGCGGCCGAATCCCATCGGGACCACGACCAACGGATCGCAGGACATGGCGCCGGCACCTCCCGCGGCCAGGCCCGCCACCGCACGTTCGAGGTCCCTGCCCGGAGCGGCGACGGGGTAACCGAGGTCCGCAAGCCCGCGGGCTTCGGCGCCGACGGCGAGAATGACTCGGCTCAATGCTCCCCCTCCGTGACGGGCGCGACGGGATCGTGCACGGTCACGAGCTTCGTGCCATCGACGAACGTCGCCTCCACCTGGATCATCGGCACCCGCGCGGGCACCCCTTCCATCACCTCGGCGGTGCTCAGCACGTGCCGGCCGAGCTCCATACACTCGGCGACGCTCCGCCCGTCGCGGGCGTGCTCGACGATCTCCCACGAGATCAGCGCCGTCGCCTCGGGTACGTTGAGCCGCACCCCTCGGTCACGTCTGCGCCGCGCCACCTCGGCGGCAGTGAACAGCGTGAGTGTGTCCAGCTCACGTGGGGTAATCACTGGTGTCGCCCTCCTCCTGGGGGCCTGCGGACCGGTTCCGCGGCTCGCCCGACCGTTCTCCACTGTGGCAGCGTCGTGTTTCGCCGCCGTGGCTGAAGTGTTTCGGCCAGATCACGCGCCGAGGCTGATGGAGGAAAATATGACCCACGACACATTTGCCGGGGCTAGAATCTCTTTATGTTCCCCGCGAAGTCTCCCCGCCCCGCCTCCTTCATCACGCGCGTAGGCGCATCCATCACCGCAGTGTGCTTGGTGACGGCGGGCCTCGCCGCCCCTGCGACGGCGCAGGAACTCGAGCCCGTGTGGTCCGGACTCGACACGCGCGCCCTCGAGGGCGTCACTCTCGACAAGGGTCAGTCCGGCCCGGTCGTTCCGCTCGATCCGTCGATCTCCCTCGCCTCTGCCGGCGAGGCGCACCGCTCCTATTACGGCACCGTCGACTACAACGGCGCGCCCGCGCTGAGTTCGACGGCCGTGTTCCTTCCCCGCGGTGAGGCGCCCGCAGGAGGCTGGCCGGTCGTCGCGTGGGCGCACGGCACCACCGGGCTCGGCGACCAGTGCGCGCCGTCGACGCTGCCGCGCAGCGAACGCGACTCCGAGTACCTCAACCACATGCTCGACCAGGGATTCGCCATCGTGGCCTCGGACTATGCCGGGCTGGGAACGCCCGGACTGATGAGTTATCTGGGTGGCGAGGTCGCCGCGCACAACATCGTCGATTCGGTCGCCGCCGCCCGCGATTCCGGGCTCCCGCTGTCGCCGACATACGCGGTCGTCGGCCAATCCCAGGGCGCCGGCGCCGCGATGAACGCCGCGGCCCGCGCCGGTGGCCTGGGCGCCCCGTATGGCCTCGACTATCGCGGCGTCGTCGCGACGGGCACACCGGCGAACATCGAGGCCATCTTCCAGTGGGCGGCGCCGGACTTCCCGCCGATCGCGATTCCGCGCGGGCTCAACGTCTACTCCGTCTATATCCTGACGGCGCTGCGCGACGCCCACCCGGAGCTCGACATCGACTCGTTCCTCACCCCGGAGGGCATCGGCCTCCTCGATTCCGCCGAGGTCCAGTGCTACAACGAGCTGCAGGAGACGGTGGGGGATACGCAGGTCGCGCGGCTACTCACGCGGCCGCTTCGCGAGATCCCCAACTTCTACGGCATCCTGCGCGATTACATGGGCACGCCCGACCGCGGCTACGACCGCCCGGTATTCCTCGGTCAGGGGCTGCTGGACATCGACGTGCCGGCGCCGTTCGCGCTCTCGCTCGCCGCGCAGATGGCGCTCAACGCGCAGCCACCGGAGCTGCACGTGTACCCGACCGAAGACCACAGCTCGACGGTGATGGCCTCGATCCCGGATTCGTCGAGGTTCCTCGATCGCATCATGGCTTAGTGGACGGTCGGCCTAGCGGCCTGTCAGCCCAGCAGGGAGGCGAGGGCCACGTACACGGCCGTACCTGCGAAGATGCTCAGCACGCTCGAGCGGCGCCACAGGTGCAGGCCGATCACCACGGCCATTCCGGCCGCCGCGGGCACCCACGACGCCACCGCCGTCGAGGTGTCGCGCAGCGTGTAGATGACGAGCACGACCATCACCCCGGCGGGCATGTAGATGCCGAGGAATTGCACGATCCGCGAATGCTGCAGCCGCGACAGCGCGACAAACGGAGCCAGGCGCAGCAGGACCGTTATCAGGCCCATGACGGCGAGGCCCACGATCACATAGCCGGCGGAGATATGTTCGGGCATTGCGCTATTCGCCCTCCGACGTCATGGGTGAACTGTGGCTGCCGCCGCTACCGAGCAGCGGGCCGGAGCGGTAACCGGCGGCGAAGACCACGAGGAGCACCACGAGGTAGGCGGCCAGGCCGAGGACGAGCATCTGCTCGGGGGCGACGAGGAGCGCGCCCAGGCCACAAGCGGCCGCAGCCGCCGGCGGCCACCACGAGGCGTTGACACGAATTGCGTCGATCGCGAGAACGGTGAACAACGCGGTGAGCGCGAATTCGAAGCCCTGCACGGAGTCGGGGATGAATCCACCGGCGAGCGCGCCGACGATTCCGGGGAGCACCCAGAACAGTTGGCAGCACACGGCGACCGTCACCGCCCGGGTGCCCGAGACGGTTCCGCGCGGTTTCGTCGAGACGATCGCGTAGGTCTCGTCCGTCAGCGCATACACCGAATACGCCTTGGCCAGCCGGTTTCGGACGAGGTGCAGCGGGAAGGACAGCCCGTAGAAGATGT
It encodes the following:
- a CDS encoding urease accessory protein UreF; this encodes MRGTSVHDRLSPLLLALQLSDSSFPSGMYTLSHGLEGLAQDGEVSADTLTDTVHGILRHNVGPGESTALALAWAASSTTDLDELCAALARIDRRIHATRLAKQARVSAVRTGRQVLDLAAELMEDPAVRAWNAYVSARHSPGSASVVMGLVYARGGLGAREAVATDLSAYLASLAGAALRLRLTDHRGAQRLITRAAPVVTEIADSAVIRPIEELGGFAPALDIAQMRHETAPARLFAS
- the ureC gene encoding urease subunit alpha, which encodes MSGSVPYLYGSGDIELHPGRETVTVEVLNTGDRAVQVGSHYHFFESNRALRFDRAAAYGMHLAIGAGLAVRFEPGTTRTVALVPFSGSRVCAGFAGLVEGSLDDAGRRDRAMTALKSGGFEDTGPAESTRTGGRPPVLGRRDYVDIYGPTVGDRVPLADTCLTVSPSIDYNAAAGAGVCGYGDEAVYGGGKAIRDGMAQDPSGTRASGALDLVITGGTIIDAVLGVVKGDIGVRDGKIVAIGKAGNPGLQDGVHPGLVIGPGTEVASAEHCLVTAGGVDTHIHFIAPQQVDEALSNGVTTLFGGGTGPAEGTKGTTCTPGEWNIHRMLEAAEGLPVNIGILGKGNSARPEAVVEQIRAGAAGLKIHEDWGSTPQAIRTTQAVADEYDVQVAIHTDTLNEGGFYEDTAEALGESTIHTFHSEGAGGGHAPDILRVCGEPNVLPASTNPTLPYTTNSVDELLDMVMVCHHLSHDIPEDVSFADSRVRAESIAAETVMHDEGIISIFSSDSQAMGRIGESWARAFQTAHHCRVERGPLPEDNDDGSDNERVLRYAAKMTINPAIAAGISEHVGSIEPGKLADIVIWPADSFAAKPKLVIKGGAIVWAPMGDPNASLPTPQPVIYRPMFGAYGKALTSTRVTFMSQAAIDDGIPDRLGLDSPCLPVRGCRGIGKKDMVRNDRCPDIEVDPETYVVRVDGEIATIAPARTLPLSQLLYMS
- a CDS encoding urease subunit gamma, with the protein product MITPRELDTLTLFTAAEVARRRRDRGVRLNVPEATALISWEIVEHARDGRSVAECMELGRHVLSTAEVMEGVPARVPMIQVEATFVDGTKLVTVHDPVAPVTEGEH
- a CDS encoding lipase family protein, with amino-acid sequence MFPAKSPRPASFITRVGASITAVCLVTAGLAAPATAQELEPVWSGLDTRALEGVTLDKGQSGPVVPLDPSISLASAGEAHRSYYGTVDYNGAPALSSTAVFLPRGEAPAGGWPVVAWAHGTTGLGDQCAPSTLPRSERDSEYLNHMLDQGFAIVASDYAGLGTPGLMSYLGGEVAAHNIVDSVAAARDSGLPLSPTYAVVGQSQGAGAAMNAAARAGGLGAPYGLDYRGVVATGTPANIEAIFQWAAPDFPPIAIPRGLNVYSVYILTALRDAHPELDIDSFLTPEGIGLLDSAEVQCYNELQETVGDTQVARLLTRPLREIPNFYGILRDYMGTPDRGYDRPVFLGQGLLDIDVPAPFALSLAAQMALNAQPPELHVYPTEDHSSTVMASIPDSSRFLDRIMA
- a CDS encoding branched-chain amino acid transporter permease; this translates as MPEHISAGYVIVGLAVMGLITVLLRLAPFVALSRLQHSRIVQFLGIYMPAGVMVVLVIYTLRDTSTAVASWVPAAAGMAVVIGLHLWRRSSVLSIFAGTAVYVALASLLG
- a CDS encoding AzlC family ABC transporter permease, producing MSDDAAPAHSATSGSARAEIRKGVADALPVAVGMLPLGLAFGVLMVQSGFDWWWTPAFSILIYAGSMEFLAIGLFLAGTPIASLGAASLLVNFRHIFYGLSFPLHLVRNRLAKAYSVYALTDETYAIVSTKPRGTVSGTRAVTVAVCCQLFWVLPGIVGALAGGFIPDSVQGFEFALTALFTVLAIDAIRVNASWWPPAAAAACGLGALLVAPEQMLVLGLAAYLVVLLVVFAAGYRSGPLLGSGGSHSSPMTSEGE